The Zygosaccharomyces rouxii strain CBS732 chromosome A complete sequence genome window below encodes:
- the NDE1 gene encoding NADH-ubiquinone reductase (H(+)-translocating) NDE1 (similar to uniprot|P40215 Saccharomyces cerevisiae YMR145C NDE1 Mitochondrial external NADH dehydrogenase): MNKMFRSLAGFARRSPSLKTTVQSRCFASGKTAEAAAAAGAKPSLLRRGGKLALHAALYSALAGTAYVSYELYRESNPLPQVAQSATFADGSPRKTIVILGSGWGSASLLKNLDTSLYNVVLVSPRNYFLFTPLLPSTPVGTVELKSIVEPIRSIARRAPGEVHYYEAEALDVDPQDKTVKIQSVNKDQEYTLDLKYDYLVYGVGAQPTTFNTPGVYENASFLKEISDAQEIRVKIMTAIEKAATLSPSDPERQRLLTFVVVGGGPTGVELAAELKDYVDQDLKKWMPGLSKEIKVTLAEALPNILNMFDRSLVEYAQDLFKQEKIDLWLNTMVKSVDKTHIRAKCGDEMIEVPYGVLVWATGNAPRDVTKNLMNKLEPQDSRRGLLINEKLQLLGAEDSIFAIGDCTFYPGLFPTAQVAHQEGEYLAKALKKIHGVDQLKWQIAQAAEEDKQMLESRLDKLQGDFEHFKYNHMGALAYIGKEKAIADVSFGQSQYKLAGSFTFLFWKSAYLAMCLSFRNRVLVAMDWCKVYFLGRDSSV; the protein is encoded by the coding sequence ATGAATAAGATGTTTAGATCGTTGGCGGGCTTCGCTAGAAGAAGTCCTAGCTTAAAGACTACTGTACAATCTAGATGTTTCGCTAGCGGCAAGACGGCTGAAGCCGCTGCCGCCGCGGGTGCTAAACCATCACTTCTTCGTAGAGGTGGTAAATTAGCACTACACGCAGCCCTTTACAGTGCATTAGCAGGTACTGCATACGTTTCCTATGAGCTTTACAGGGAATCTAACCCTTTACCACAAGTAGCACAATCTGCTACTTTTGCCGATGGTTCCCCACGTAAGACTATTGTCATTCTAGGTTCCGGTTGGGGTTCAGCCTcccttttgaaaaacctGGATACTTCTCTTTACAATGTGGTTTTAGTATCTCCTCGTAACTACTTCTTATTTACACCTTTGTTGCCTTCTACCCCTGTTGGGACTGTGGAATTAAAGTCTATTGTGGAACCAATTAGAAGTATTGCTAGACGCGCGCCTGGTGAAGTTCATTACTATGAAGCAGAAGCGTTAGATGTGGACCCACAGGACAAAACCGTTAAGATCCAGTCTGTGAACAAGGATCAAGAGTACactttggatttgaaatatgatTATTTGGTTTACGGTGTTGGTGCACAACCAACTACTTTCAATACTCCAGGTGTTTATGAGAATGCATCTTTCTTAAAGGAAATCTCTGACGCTCAAGAGATTCGTGTTAAAATTATGACTGCCATCGAGAAAGCTGCTactttatcaccatctGATCCTGAACGTCAAAGACTTTTGACTTTTGTcgttgttggtggtggtccCACTGGTGTGGAACTTGCAgctgaattgaaagattatgtggatcaagatttaaaaaaatggatGCCCGGTTTGTCTAAGGAAATTAAAGTCACTTTGGCGGAAGCTCTACCTAACATTTTAAACATGTTTGATAGATCATTGGTGGAATACGCTCAGGACTTGTTTAAGCAAGAAAAGATCGATTTATGGTTGAATACAATGGTTAAAAGTGTTGATAAGACTCACATCAGAGCTAAATGTGGAGATGAGATGATTGAAGTCCCTTACGGTGTCTTAGTTTGGGCTACTGGTAATGCTCCTCGCGATGTGACCAAGAACCTGATGAACAAATTAGAACCGCAGGACTCAAGACGTGGTTTATTAATCAATGAGAAATTACAGTTATTGGGTGCCGAGGATTCTATTTTTGCCATTGGTGATTGCACTTTCTACCCAGGTCTTTTCCCAACAGCTCAGGTGGCTCATCAAGAAGGTGAATACTTGGCAAAGGCCCTCAAGAAAATCCACGGAGTAGACCAGCTAAAATGGCAAATCGCACAAGCTGCTGAAGAAGACAAACAGATGTTAGAATCTCGTCTAGACAAATTACAAGGTGATTTTGAACACTTCAAATACAACCACATGGGTGCTCTAGCATACATCGGTAAGGAGAAAGCTATTGCTGATGTTTCCTTCGGTCAATCCCAATACAAATTGGCCGGCTCTTTCACATTTTTGTTCTGGAAGAGCGCTTATCTCGCCATGTGTCTTTCTTTCCGCAACAGAGTCTTGGTTGCCATGGATTGGTGCAAAGTGTACTTCTTAGGTAGAGACTCTAGCGTTTAA
- a CDS encoding uncharacterized protein (no similarity), which yields MMDTTTADRVLKLPIDSPFDTHRQPERNDDPNQNSDKRPLVTTVTDQSLSAAAAAVASVQDTWGENFNEPLPTNKEDRIKQALEFMRGERQAFAADKNIKKHSIRQIAMFFQVPKSTLYDRLKNKSVDPQVSDGRIYMGPAYSVSSRAHSQQMKLSPEKEVALLDQLHHLCHALGNTLNLTHIRDFIVSLVDGISLGKKWVHNFNRRHDDAIIYGTTSSHYNVRMFNSKSSRSNFENLWKCFVPLLQERIRQIPPSQPFYYITRACFHQASMSSIFTCFKIMPEDASISLLCPPRVIVFPDYFGKVYLQLRDLKNDENHFRDVDEDVEDHSSASSSSVSESGGRGDKLEKDHSNVDHNRINSQEKLQKEFKHKKLNDVFQRIYTECCSQGSNQDDVPLVIFEGFEDRYNWDPITCRSMVVLGKFLALPWNQQVLQRLVITELQPVVEELAQSASITATQLPSMELDLGRMELDLDPFMHSLRRLLQSHTEVLPTSLNHNGVLVNDLFSSALPQSPPPPPQTAATASTTTTTAPTTDHHQAENSTSGNIFEDSTLSQLQEVLGLIEHNESQIYRELPDGSSSKAVIQQIFNKIRGILPQ from the coding sequence ATGATGGATACCACAACAGCTGATCGAGTTCTTAAGCTACCGATAGATTCACCATTTGATACGCATCGACAGCCTGAAAGAAATGACGACccaaatcaaaattctgATAAAAGGCCGTTGGTAACTACTGTTACTGACCAATCTTTGAGtgcagctgcagctgcagTAGCGTCTGTACAGGATACATGGGGTGAAAACTTTAATGAACCACTACCTACTAATAAGGAAGATCGTATTAAGCAGGCCTTAGAGTTCATGAGAGGTGAAAGGCAAGCATTTGCAGCTGATAAGAATATCAAGAAACATTCTATTAGACAAATAGCGATGTTCTTTCAAGTGCCAAAATCAACACTTTATGACAGGTTAAAGAACAAATCTGTAGATCCTCAAGTGAGTGATGGACGTATCTACATGGGTCCCGCCTATTCGGTTTCTTCAAGGGCTCATAGTCAAcagatgaaattatcaCCAGAAAAAGAGGTGGCGCTATTAGATCAACTACACCATTTGTGCCATGCCCTAGGTAACACTTTAAATCTGACCCACATTAGAGATTTCATAGTATCGTTAGTGGATGGGATCTCATTGGGTAAGAAATGGGTCCATAATTTTAACAGGAGACATGATGACGCCATTATTTATGGTACAACTTCAAGCCACTACAACGTAAGAATGttcaattctaaatcttctaggtcaaactttgaaaatctATGGAAATGCTTTGTTCCATTACTACAAGAACGGATTAGACAGATACCGCCCTCACAACCTTTTTACTACATTACGAGAGCTTGTTTCCATCAAGCTTCAATGTCCAGCATCTTTACATGTTTTAAAATAATGCCAGAAGATGCATCTATCAGTTTACTTTGCCCGCCCAGAGTAATAGTATTCCCAGATTATTTTGGTAAAGTTTATCTACAATTAAGAGATTTAAAAAATGATGAGAACCATTTTCGCGATGTCGATGAGGATGTAGAAGATCACAGTAGTGCAAGCAGTAGTAGTGTTAGTGAATCAGGTGGTAGAGGTGACAAGTTGGAAAAAGATCACAGCAATGTAGATCACAATAGGATTAACAGTCAAgagaaattacaaaaagaatttaaacacaaaaaattaaatgatGTATTTCAACGAATTTATACAGAATGTTGTTCTCAAGGTTCAAATCAAGATGACGTTCCACTAGTAATCTTTGAAGGTTTTGAAGATCGTTACAACTGGGATCCAATCACATGTCGATCAATGGTAGTTTTGGGCAAATTTCTAGCATTACCTTGGAATCAACAAGTCTTACAAAGGCTAGTCATTACAGAATTGCAACCTGTGGTAGAAGAACTCGCTCAGAGTGCTTCGATAACGGCAACTCAATTACCGTCTATGGAACTCGATTTAGGTCGTATGGAATTAGACTTGGATCCGTTTATGCATTCTTTGAGGCGGCTCCTACAATCACACACGGAAGTGCTACCTACAAGTTTAAACCATAACGGAGTTTTAGTTAATGATCTCTTTTCATCTGCACTTCCAcaatcaccaccaccacccCCTCAAACGGCGGCAACggcatcaacaacaacgacaaCAGCACCAACAACAGACCATCACCAAGCAGAAAATTCTACATCCGGTAATATTTTCGAGGATTCAACACTATCACAATTACAAGAAGTATTAGGTCTTATCGAACATAACGAATCACAGATCTACAGAGAACTACCCGACGGATCAAGTTCGAAAGCAGTAATACaacaaatttttaacaaaatCAGAGGAATCTTACCGCaataa
- the SUB2 gene encoding ATP-dependent RNA helicase SUB2 (highly similar to uniprot|Q07478 Saccharomyces cerevisiae YDL084W SUB2 Suppresses the cold-sensitive snRNP biogenesis brr1-1 mutation RNA helicase) has protein sequence MSHEGEEDLLEYSDNEQEIQVANKAEGGADAAGGEGTNGAEGTNGDADKKGSYVGIHSTGFKDFLLKPELSRAIIDCGFEHPSEVQQHTIPQSIHGTDVLCQAKSGLGKTAVFVLSTLQQLDPVPGEVAVVVICNARELAYQIRNEYLRFSKYMPDVKTAVFYGGTPISKDADLLKNKETAPHIVVATPGRLKALVRDKLIDLSHVKNFVIDECDKVLEELDMRRDVQEIFRATPRDKQVMMFSATLSQEIRPICRRFLQNPLEIFVDDEAKLTLHGLQQYYIKLDEKEKNRKLAQLLDDLEFNQVIIFVRSTARANELTKLLNASNFPAITVHGHMKQEERIARYKAFKDFEKRICVSTDVFGRGIDIERINLALNYDLTTEADQYLHRVGRAGRFGTKGLAISFISSNEDEEVLNKIQERFDVKIAEFPEEGIDPSTYLNN, from the coding sequence ATGTCTCACGAAGGggaagaagatttattGGAATACTCTGATAACGAACAAGAGATTCAAGTTGCCAACAAGGCTGAAGGCGGAGCCGATGCAGCCGGTGGTGAGGGTACCAATGGTGCAGAAGGTACCAATGGCGATGCGGACAAGAAAGGGTCATATGTGGGGATTCATTCCACCGGGTTTAaagattttcttttgaagcCTGAACTTTCAAGAGCCATTATCGATTGTGGGTTTGAACATCCTTCCGAAGTTCAACAACATACTATCCCACAATCTATCCATGGTACAGATGTTTTATGCCAAGCTAAATCTGGTCTTGGTAAAACAGCTGTTTTCGTTTTGTCCACTTTACAACAATTGGATCCCGTTCCTGGTGAAGTCGCCGTTGTGGTTATTTGTAATGCTAGAGAATTGGCATACCAAATCAGAAACGAATATTTGagattttccaaatatatGCCAGATGTGAAGACTGCAGTGTTTTACGGTGGTACTCCAATTTCCAAGGATGcagatttgttgaaaaacAAGGAAACAGCACCTCATATCGTAGTGGCAACACCAGGTCGTCTCAAGGCTTTAGTTAGAGACAAGTTAATTGACCTTTCACATGTCAAAAACTTTGTCATTGATGAATGTgataaagttttggaagaattggatatgAGAAGAGATGTGCAAGAAATCTTTAGGGCAACACCAAGAGATAAACAAGTGATGATGTTTTCAGCAACTCTTTCACAAGAAATTAGACCTATCTGTAGAAGGTTTTTGCAAAATCCATTAGAAATctttgttgatgatgaagccAAATTGACATTACATGGTTTACAGCAATACTATATTAAATTGgatgaaaaggagaagaaCCGTAAATTAGCACAATTGTTGgatgatttagaatttaACCAAGTGATAATTTTCGTTAGATCGACTGCAAGGGCTAATGAATTGACTAAATTGTTAAATGCTTCCAATTTCCCAGCAATTACAGTTCATGGTCACATGAAACAGGAGGAACGTATTGCTCGTTACAAGGcatttaaagattttgaaaaaagaatctGTGTCTCTACAGATGTTTTCGGTAGAGGTATTGATATTGAACGTATCAACTTAGCTCTAAATTACGATTTGACAACTGAAGCAGATCAATATCTGCATCGTGTTGGTAGAGCTGGTAGATTTGGTACTAAGGGTTTGGCCATCTCATTTATCTCTTCCaatgaagacgaagaagtTTTAAACAAAATTCAAGAACGTTTTGACGTTAAGATCGCTGAATTCCCAGAGGAAGGTATCGATCCATCTACTTATTTGAACAATTAA
- the FDO1 gene encoding Fdo1p (some similarities with uniprot|P40214 Saccharomyces cerevisiae YMR144W Hypothetical ORF), translating into MVDTSTTTNDNTRDISTSSQTSFHWENENENGVSNEELQMAIASGMKLMRVFEQQDSENETSSSNLQDQENSKQVLNGILDAKYDKFIPPRDINAVVSSLIHVLNQSVRQNQQLKLKNMILKSNSGDVQSRYEVEENLKKQQFERKKCQLFLEREHLIKRIQTKDGKVAKYKNKIIEKNREINRLMRILNEHSISDTPKINDDNSNNNNKNNNNSKNQNSNNSAPNRVLKPSSASNTPTAVSSTSNKEKASDMLRTLGMLASQVLNDEVDEDSANQTTIQANNSGLKGPADCNTTEPEILHSPNVSVAIPNSESINGQSGEPRSTSTGNGNHSNFLKQLPIQMPKMKRFSTVDGTVKDIE; encoded by the coding sequence ATGGTGGATACTTCAACGACTACAAATGATAATACTAGAGACATTTCAACGTCTTCACAAACTTCATTTCATTGGGAAAACGAAAACGAGAATGGCGTCAGTAATGAAGAGCTACAAATGGCTATAGCTAGTGGGATGAAATTAATGCGGGTATTTGAACAACAAGATAGTGAAAATGAGACGAGTAGTAGTAATTTACAGGACCaagaaaattcaaaacAAGTATTAAATGGAATCCTAGATGCCAAATATGATAAATTTATTCCACCCAGAGATATTAACGCTGTTGTAAGTTCATTAATTCACGTTTTAAATCAAAGCGTTAGACAAAATCAACAgttaaaattgaagaatatgatTCTTAAATCTAATAGTGGTGATGTTCAATCGAGAtatgaagtggaagaaaatttaaagaagcAGCAATTTGAAAGGAAGAAATGTCAATTGTTTTTAGAGAGGGAACATTTAATTAAAAGAATACAGACTAAAGATGGTAAGGTGGCTaaatataaaaataaaattattgaaaagaacagAGAGATTAATAGACTGATGAGAATTTTAAATGAACATTCCATTTCGGATACTCCAAaaattaatgatgataatagtaataataataacaagaataataataatagtaagaatcaaaatagtaataatagCGCACCTAATAGGGTTTTGAAGCCAAGCTCTGCATCAAATACACCGACGGCGGTATCATCAACGTCGAACAAGGAAAAGGCATCAGATATGTTAAGAACTTTAGGCATGTTAGCGTCACAAGTATTaaatgatgaagttgatgaagattccGCAAATCAAACAACTATACAGGCGAATAATAGTGGCTTGAAGGGGCCTGCGGATTGCAATACGACCGAACCTGAAATATTACATAGTCCAAATGTCAGTGTGGCGATTCCCAATTCAGAATCTATAAATGGTCAATCCGGTGAACCAAGATCTACATCGACGGGGAATGGTAATCACAGTAACTTTCTAAAGCAATTACCGATCCAAATGCCAAAAATGAAACGGTTTAGTACCGTAGATGGTACTGTTAAAGATATTGAATAG
- the RPS16B gene encoding 40S ribosomal protein uS9 (highly similar to uniprot|P40213 Saccharomyces cerevisiae YMR143w RPS16A or uniprot|P40213 Saccharomyces cerevisiae YDL083c RPS16B) yields the protein MSAVPSVQTFGKKKSATAVAHVKAGKGLIKVNGSPITLVEPEILRFKVYEPLLLVGLDKFANVDIRVRISGGGHVSQVYAIRQAIAKGLVAYHQKYVDEQSKNELKKAFTSYDRTLLIADSRRPEPKKFGGKGARSRFQKSYR from the exons ATGTCTGCTGTGCCCAGTGTGCAA ACCtttggtaagaagaaatctgCTACTGCCGTCGCCCATGTTAAGGCCGGTAAAGGTTTGATCAAGGTCAACGGTTCTCCAATTACTTTGGTTGAACCTGAGATTTTGAGATTCAAAGTTTACGAACCATTGTTGTTGGTAGGCTTGGACAAATTCGCCAACGTTGACATCAGAGTTAGAATCTCCGGTGGTGGTCACGTCTCTCAAGTTTACGCTATCAGACAAGCAATTGCAAAGGGTCTTGTTGCTTACCACCAAAAATACGTTGATGAACAATCTAAGAACGAATTGAAGAAGGCTTTCACCTCTTACGACAGAACTTTGTTGATTGCCGACTCCAGAAGACCAGAGCCCAAGAAATTCGGTGGTAAAGGTGCTCGTTCCAGATTCCAAAAATCCTACCGTTAA
- the RPL13B gene encoding 60S ribosomal protein eL13 (highly similar to uniprot|Q12690 Saccharomyces cerevisiae YDL082w RPL13A ribosomal protein or uniprot|P40212 Saccharomyces cerevisiae YMR142c RPL13B) — protein sequence MAVHHNQPILNPHFRKHWQERVKVHFDQAGKKASRRDTRIAKAAQIAPRPLDLLRPVVRAPTVKYNRKVRAGRGFTFQEVKAAGLTPTYARTVGIAVDHRRVNRNQEIFDANVQRLKEYQSKLIVFPRNGKAPEANQVLSTAATFPIVQPATDVEARAVEDDGKSAFRTLRLARSDKKFKGIREKRAKEKAEAEAEKKK from the coding sequence ATGGCTGTCCACCACAACCAACCAATTTTGAACCCTCATTTCAGAAAGCACTGGCAAGAACGTGTCAAGGTGCACTTCGATCAAGCTGGTAAGAAGGCTTCTAGACGTGATACCAGAATTGCCAAGGCTGCCCAAATTGCTCCAAGACCTTTGGATCTATTGAGACCTGTGGTTAGAGCTCCAACTGTCAAATACAACAGAAAGGTTAGAGCTGGTAGAGGTTTCACCTTCCAAGAAGTTAAAGCCGCAGGTTTGACTCCAACTTACGCTAGAACCGTTGGTATTGCTGTGGACCACAGACGTGTTAACAGAaaccaagaaatctttgacGCTAATGTCCAAAGATTGAAGGAATACCAATCTAAGTTGATCGTTTTCCCAAGAAACGGTAAGGCTCCTGAAGCTAACCAAGTCTTATCTACTGCTGCTACCTTCCCAATTGTCCAACCAGCTACTGACGTGGAAGCTAGAGCTGTGGAAgatgatggtaaatctGCCTTCAGAACTTTGAGATTGGCTAGATCTGATAAGAAGTTCAAGGGTATCAGAGAAAAGAGAGCTAAGGAAAAGgctgaagctgaagctgaaaagaagaaataa
- the RPP1A gene encoding ribosomal protein P1 (highly similar to uniprot|P05318 Saccharomyces cerevisiae YDL081C RPP1A Ribosomal protein P1 alpha a component of the ribosomal stalk which is involved in the interaction between translational elongation factors and the ribosome accumulation of P1 in the cytoplasm is regulated by phosphorylation and interaction with the P2 stalk component), protein MSVETALSYAALILADSEVEISSDKLLTLTSAANVPVEAIWGDIYSKALEGQDLKELLVNFSVGPAAAGGAAAAGGAAAAEGAEAAEEKKEEEAKEESDDDMGFGLFD, encoded by the coding sequence ATGTCTGTTGAAACTGCTTTGTCCTACGCTGCTTTGATCCTTGCCGACTCTGAAGTCGAAATCTCTTCTGACAAGTTGTTGACTTTGACTAGCGCTGCTAACGTCCCAGTTGAAGCTATCTGGGGTGACATCTACAGCAAGGCTTTGGAAGGTCAAGacttgaaagaattgttgGTCAACTTCAGCGTTGGTCcagctgctgctggtggtgccGCTGCcgctggtggtgctgctgctgctgaagGTGCAGAAGCtgctgaagaaaagaaggaagaagaagccaAGGAAGAATCCGATGATGACATGGGTTTCGGTCTGTTTGACTAA
- the SIP5 gene encoding Sip5p (similar to uniprot|P40210 Saccharomyces cerevisiae YMR140W SIP5 Sip5p facilitates the interaction between the Glc7p phosphatase and the Snf1p kinase), whose amino-acid sequence MGNTFAKLDENENAFKGRSTSVGSGTMRPNNIAERRRGVSMGLSNNVRSRANSTGSQLMYKKKSTRERDLIKESFAKQLVVRYDESVDGGYLAPHGCYTFEKLDYDPSLVRSLITARKLAPFYIPLQDFDESWTRDELIKIVDGLPLHAAVNENPEEFEDIPIGNLKRQNFDELIDKSLSKKEQRKQRSKIFKARLHRKRIMWQEQENVAFLEQKLESKREPNPSKRNLALPSPDLNHTIYKKGIECPICFLYYPEPLNYSRCCLQPICTECFVQIKRGDPHFPHEEVDPTKPVTSDDEKDPNLLISEPASCAYCATPNFGITYQPPTNRKTGIGGMPPGSYKAPRDDEINVNDGSDSEEGPRTPSKSPEDPEVVTSDMIRPDWKAKLDKERLRLARRSANATAIHVSNQLVDPDHPSRRDSNTDSGPTPTTARSQRLVPNPMAELENQMVEQAIRLSLVDEEERKSSQRHR is encoded by the coding sequence ATGGGTAATACATTTGCCAAGTTAGATGAAAATGAGAATGCATTCAAGGGGAGGTCTACAAGTGTTGGATCAGGTACCATGAGACCGAATAATATTGCTGAGAGACGAAGAGGAGTGTCTATGGGATTGTCCAACAATGTAAGGTCAAGGGCCAACTCCACAGGATCCCAGTTGATGtataagaaaaaatcaacaagagaaagagattTAATAAAAGAATCGTTTGCGAAACAGCTAGTGGTGAGGTACGACGAAAGTGTAGATGGTGGATATTTAGCGCCGCATGGGTGTTATACGtttgagaaattggatTATGATCCTTCCCTTGTAAGATCTTTGATTACTGCTAGAAAATTAGCACCATTTTATATTCCattacaagattttgatgaatcATGGACAAGAGATGAATTaattaaaattgtagaTGGGTTACCTTTGCATGCAGCTGTTAATGAAAACcctgaagaatttgaagatattcCTATTGGGAACCTTAAGAgacaaaattttgatgaattgatcGATAAATCACTATCCAAGAAAGAACAACGAAAGCAGAGatctaaaatttttaagGCAAGGTTACATCGTAAACGAATAATGTGGCAGGAACAGGAAAATGTGGCTTTTTTGGAACAAAAATTAGAGTCTAAACGAGAACCAAATCCTTCAAAACGTAATCTAGCTCTACCTAGTCCTGATCTTAACCATACCATTTACAAAAAGGGTATTGAGTGTCCGATTTGTTTCTTGTACTATCCTGAACCATTAAACTATTCGAGATGTTGTCTTCAACCTATCTGTACGGAATGttttgttcaaattaaaAGGGGAGATCCGCATTTTCCCCATGAAGAAGTGGATCCTACAAAACCTGTTACtagtgatgatgagaaaGATCCCAATCTTTTAATCAGTGAGCCTGCAAGTTGTGCGTATTGCGCAACACCAAACTTCGGTATTACCTACCAACCGCCTACCAACCGTAAGACCGGTATTGGTGGCATGCCACCTGGTTCTTATAAGGCGCCAcgtgatgatgaaattaatgTTAATGATGGCTCTGACTCAGAAGAAGGTCCACGAACACCTTCAAAATCACCAGAAGATCCTGAAGTTGTTACTTCAGATATGATTAGACCTGATTGGAAGGCCAAATTAGATAAAGAAAGACTAAGATTAGCAAGACGTTCAGCAAATGCTACCGCTATTCATGTGAGTAATCAATTGGTTGACCCTGATCATCCTTCAAGGAGGGATTCAAATACAGATTCTGGACCGACTCCAACAACTGCACGTTCACAACGTCTCGTTCCAAATCCAATGGCTGAACTAGAGAACCAAATGGTCGAACAAGCCATTCGGTTAAGTTTAGTtgacgaagaagagagGAAAAGTTCTCAAAGACATAGATGA